From Pseudobdellovibrio exovorus JSS, a single genomic window includes:
- a CDS encoding fibronectin type III domain-containing protein, whose translation MLNKFLRLFCKPVVQTLLLVLLLLPLSSCKNSDDRKGALVTWDANRESSVNSDGGGYKVYYSTKSGFDPLTEGTVIVVPHIAHAQHTPNKAMISGVPAGTYYVRVMAYSRFGTSDFSTEQSIVVPAL comes from the coding sequence ATGCTCAATAAATTTCTGCGCTTATTCTGTAAACCTGTAGTTCAAACTCTGTTGTTAGTGCTGCTGCTGCTTCCTTTATCTTCCTGTAAAAATTCTGATGATCGCAAAGGAGCTCTTGTCACTTGGGATGCCAATCGTGAATCCTCTGTTAACAGTGATGGTGGCGGATATAAAGTCTACTACAGTACAAAATCTGGATTTGACCCGCTAACAGAAGGAACCGTTATTGTTGTCCCACATATCGCTCATGCACAACACACTCCGAACAAGGCTATGATTTCAGGTGTTCCCGCGGGAACCTACTATGTGCGCGTTATGGCCTACAGTCGTTTTGGAACAAGTGATTTTTCAACCGAACAATCTATAGTTGTTCCTGCTCTTTAA
- a CDS encoding alpha/beta hydrolase — MTILLALLAVSVSSVFYFQPSLMFHPVEIPQDYVFQFATPFEEKFIPYGKKDRKIHALLFQPSKTDCRMLYFHGNGGSLNTWGLVGEELALRLNCQVLIVDYPGFGKSSASVPSNEEDLNLSADAALSFFIQETASGTAAGKPLILYGRSLGSGLATRLAVNPEVKAIVLESPYTSIKAMAKLLVPIVPSFMVRYDIDNKKNLTSLAQSANAQVPILIFHGTQDRVVPYSHSEELVQMVPSAKFITIEGGDHNNLPIYPQYWAELIRFMNGTVSMSRAGASAANQ, encoded by the coding sequence ATGACTATTTTGCTAGCTTTATTGGCGGTAAGTGTCTCATCAGTATTTTATTTTCAGCCCAGTCTGATGTTTCACCCAGTTGAGATACCACAGGATTATGTTTTTCAGTTTGCTACACCATTTGAAGAAAAATTTATCCCTTACGGGAAAAAAGATCGAAAGATCCATGCACTGTTATTTCAGCCATCAAAAACGGACTGTCGCATGCTTTACTTTCATGGTAACGGAGGTTCGTTGAATACATGGGGCTTGGTGGGTGAAGAGTTAGCGTTGCGATTAAACTGTCAGGTGCTGATCGTGGATTATCCGGGCTTCGGTAAATCTTCAGCCAGCGTGCCTAGCAATGAAGAGGATCTGAATCTCAGTGCGGATGCGGCCCTTAGTTTTTTCATACAAGAAACAGCAAGTGGAACCGCGGCGGGTAAGCCCTTGATTTTGTATGGACGTAGTTTGGGCTCTGGCTTAGCGACTCGTTTGGCTGTAAATCCCGAGGTAAAAGCGATTGTTTTAGAGTCGCCTTACACCAGTATCAAAGCCATGGCGAAGTTGTTAGTGCCGATCGTGCCGTCCTTTATGGTCCGCTATGATATCGACAACAAGAAAAACCTAACCAGCTTAGCGCAGTCTGCAAATGCACAGGTGCCGATTCTGATTTTCCATGGAACACAGGATCGCGTCGTGCCGTACTCGCATTCAGAGGAATTAGTGCAAATGGTGCCATCTGCGAAATTCATCACGATCGAAGGCGGTGATCATAACAACCTGCCTATTTATCCGCAGTATTGGGCTGAGTTAATCAGGTTTATGAACGGGACTGTAAGCATGTCTCGGGCCGGTGCTTCTGCAGCCAATCAATAA
- a CDS encoding S8 family serine peptidase — protein sequence MSIISNHFNRSVFNTALVAGILSLSSITQAQNFVDGEVLIKFKKKAATAQSHQLQAQSFRAFGVNHHQTLGNTGYSVFHIPSPLQTLSAISEIERSEDVESVQPNYIYHASALPDDPDLDQLWGLKNSGQTIGIPAESIDALYPTNNPGTSGLDMNLEPAWDLITDCSSTVVAVLDTGIQYNHQDLKDNMWNGGSQYPYHGYDFIDNDNNPIDSNSHGTHVAGTIGAVGNNGLGIAGVCWKVQLMAVRVLNTLGSGSSSAIISGVDFAIQNKANVINMSLGGAGLGSDMAFQQILQDASDAGIAIIVAAGNSSVDNDNSPNADYPCSFTIPNLVCVAALDQSYDIADFSNYGITKVHVGAPGTNVLSSIPGRFEVFGKDTPGTAWTNSTSHNWEIQLYNGYEYLNYPNGYSSVVSPNTYIAGNAAVSRQYNFPPGGDVLTFSYFAKYNTPADAGFRTFINANGVDAFAGTQIAAVTGTTSGEYRNRGFVTSQCLNKTCAVGFRFEAGSNGTSGQGVSLVQAQFKKLTFTNTNYSVYKGTSMASPHVAGLAAMLFAYNPQYLASDVVESIKNSGVDAPHIATKTSTGKAVDAFAALKYIKTPSNVQIGIKQ from the coding sequence ATGTCTATTATTTCGAATCACTTTAATCGCTCAGTTTTTAATACGGCTCTAGTAGCAGGGATACTTTCATTATCATCTATAACTCAGGCTCAAAATTTTGTTGATGGGGAAGTTTTAATTAAATTTAAAAAGAAAGCGGCAACGGCACAAAGCCATCAACTGCAAGCTCAGTCCTTTCGTGCTTTTGGCGTAAATCATCATCAGACGCTAGGAAATACAGGATATTCTGTTTTTCACATTCCCAGCCCCTTGCAAACTCTAAGTGCCATTTCTGAAATTGAGCGATCTGAAGATGTTGAGTCTGTACAACCGAATTATATCTACCACGCTTCGGCTTTGCCTGATGATCCAGATTTAGACCAATTGTGGGGATTAAAAAACAGCGGGCAGACGATTGGAATTCCTGCTGAATCTATAGATGCTCTTTACCCAACTAATAATCCCGGAACTTCAGGGCTGGATATGAATTTAGAGCCGGCTTGGGATTTAATCACGGATTGTAGCTCAACAGTCGTCGCCGTTTTAGATACTGGTATTCAGTATAACCATCAGGATTTAAAAGATAATATGTGGAACGGTGGATCTCAATATCCTTATCATGGGTACGATTTCATCGATAATGATAACAATCCTATAGACTCAAATAGCCATGGAACTCACGTGGCGGGAACCATCGGTGCTGTGGGAAACAATGGCTTAGGCATCGCCGGCGTCTGCTGGAAAGTTCAATTGATGGCTGTTCGTGTTTTAAATACTCTAGGCAGTGGAAGTAGCTCTGCGATCATCAGCGGAGTCGACTTTGCTATTCAAAATAAAGCCAATGTCATCAATATGAGTTTGGGTGGAGCCGGACTCGGCAGTGATATGGCCTTTCAACAAATTTTACAAGACGCTTCAGATGCTGGAATTGCTATTATCGTAGCAGCAGGAAATAGCAGTGTAGATAATGATAATAGCCCTAACGCTGATTACCCTTGCTCTTTCACAATACCCAATCTTGTGTGTGTCGCTGCTTTAGATCAAAGCTATGATATCGCTGACTTTTCTAATTATGGCATCACCAAGGTTCATGTTGGAGCTCCAGGGACTAATGTTCTGAGTTCAATTCCAGGACGCTTTGAAGTTTTTGGAAAAGATACTCCTGGAACAGCGTGGACCAATAGCACCAGCCACAATTGGGAAATACAGCTTTACAACGGCTACGAATATCTGAACTATCCAAACGGCTATAGCTCTGTTGTCTCGCCTAATACCTATATTGCAGGAAATGCCGCTGTCTCGCGCCAATACAACTTTCCCCCTGGCGGAGATGTTCTGACATTCAGTTACTTTGCTAAGTACAACACTCCTGCTGATGCGGGCTTTAGAACATTTATCAATGCCAACGGAGTCGATGCCTTTGCAGGAACTCAAATAGCCGCTGTCACTGGCACTACCAGTGGTGAATACAGAAACAGAGGTTTTGTTACCAGTCAGTGCCTCAATAAAACCTGTGCCGTCGGCTTTCGTTTCGAAGCTGGTTCAAATGGAACGTCGGGGCAAGGTGTAAGTTTAGTTCAAGCACAATTCAAAAAGCTGACTTTCACCAATACGAATTACAGCGTCTACAAAGGCACATCAATGGCTTCGCCGCATGTGGCGGGTTTAGCTGCGATGTTATTTGCTTACAATCCGCAGTACCTCGCCAGCGATGTTGTCGAGTCGATTAAAAATTCTGGTGTGGATGCTCCTCATATCGCCACAAAAACATCTACTGGAAAAGCTGTGGATGCTTTTGCTGCTTTGAAATATATTAAAACACCTTCAAACGTACAGATTGGAATTAAACAATGA
- a CDS encoding M15 family metallopeptidase, which translates to MQHNIRQPMKRRDFLKMSMASSPLLLAGCSIWPHLCRSCHPDQEAANKTTAATAPVEIAEPNENADLAETQDVSPKKTQLQLSDELLKDQRAKSVYFSQDFPDDIYFKGEKFDTMKTLTMKFRAVQKNIGFGNFNLISMDDFFRFSTASASIGGITAAEKKFLEEIFYFDAQKYGFTGQKVMHKFTDNVPKNKAVKIPRSGHYLIGGESVEVYNRVRKDIGESLILTSGVRANAKQFHLFFEKALSTQGNVSKASRSLAPPGYSFHGRWDFDVGKIGYGLKNFSDDFANTDEYKRLLDLGYINIRYTQSNLLGVRFEPWHIKVEDV; encoded by the coding sequence ATGCAGCATAATATAAGGCAGCCTATGAAACGACGCGATTTTCTTAAAATGTCTATGGCTTCCAGTCCCCTGCTATTAGCAGGCTGTTCTATTTGGCCCCATCTGTGTCGCTCTTGCCATCCTGATCAAGAAGCTGCCAACAAAACTACTGCCGCGACAGCACCTGTTGAAATAGCAGAGCCAAATGAAAATGCCGACCTTGCAGAAACACAGGATGTCAGCCCAAAGAAAACACAATTGCAATTAAGCGATGAGCTGTTAAAAGACCAGCGCGCAAAGAGTGTTTATTTTTCGCAGGACTTTCCGGATGATATCTACTTCAAGGGTGAAAAATTCGATACCATGAAAACCCTGACCATGAAATTTCGCGCCGTACAGAAAAATATCGGTTTCGGAAATTTTAATTTGATCAGCATGGATGATTTTTTCAGGTTTAGCACAGCCTCTGCCAGCATCGGCGGCATTACGGCAGCCGAGAAAAAATTCTTGGAAGAAATATTTTACTTTGACGCCCAGAAATACGGATTCACCGGACAAAAAGTCATGCACAAGTTCACTGACAATGTTCCGAAAAACAAAGCCGTGAAGATTCCTCGCAGCGGCCACTATTTAATTGGCGGCGAATCTGTAGAAGTCTATAACCGTGTCAGAAAAGACATTGGAGAATCATTGATTCTGACTTCCGGCGTGCGGGCCAATGCTAAACAGTTCCATTTATTTTTTGAAAAGGCGCTTAGCACCCAAGGAAATGTCTCGAAAGCCTCGCGTTCGTTGGCGCCCCCGGGATACTCCTTCCACGGTCGCTGGGATTTCGATGTGGGTAAAATCGGCTATGGTTTGAAAAATTTCAGTGATGATTTCGCCAATACAGACGAATACAAACGCCTGCTGGATTTAGGCTACATCAACATCCGCTACACCCAAAGTAATCTTCTGGGTGTGCGCTTTGAACCATGGCATATCAAGGTTGAAGATGTTTAA
- a CDS encoding ROK family protein: MSKKSTSKLKHSYTIGFDLGGTKLAAALVRSDGKILDFIKVPVNLHKTASAKKSQTQVIQLMADLAMDFKARYPDFCVSSVFRGVGLASAGPLNVETGCLINPANFRGWKTVPIKKLLQQELQNRRFRTHVYFQNDAMAAALAEGWVGAAKQNRSYAVVTVGTGIGSGLILNGQPCQSRGAGSEFGHILVDLSSLKKDLSQRSQFSVEGYASGTALLHRARQLGFKGSSVEELVLENNPRYQELYNDMALALAILCYNLSIGFNLDAIYLSGGLIKIKKLYFNKMRTYYRQLVRQFNPQFECSLSIAKTQNQAGILGAAYLPHLK, translated from the coding sequence ATGTCTAAAAAATCCACTTCAAAGCTTAAACATTCTTATACTATTGGATTTGATCTTGGTGGAACTAAGCTGGCCGCAGCCTTGGTGCGCAGCGATGGTAAAATTTTAGACTTTATTAAAGTTCCTGTTAATTTACATAAAACTGCATCAGCAAAAAAGTCGCAAACCCAAGTCATTCAATTGATGGCAGATCTCGCTATGGACTTTAAAGCTCGTTATCCTGATTTCTGCGTTTCCTCTGTATTTCGAGGCGTTGGCTTAGCTAGTGCTGGACCTTTGAATGTGGAAACAGGCTGCCTGATCAACCCTGCAAACTTTCGTGGTTGGAAAACAGTTCCTATTAAAAAACTTTTACAACAAGAACTACAGAATCGCAGATTTCGTACCCATGTCTATTTTCAAAATGACGCCATGGCGGCTGCCCTCGCTGAAGGCTGGGTTGGTGCTGCCAAGCAAAACCGCTCATATGCCGTTGTCACTGTGGGTACAGGCATTGGCTCAGGACTTATCCTGAATGGCCAGCCCTGCCAAAGCCGCGGAGCTGGCTCTGAATTCGGACATATTCTAGTGGATTTATCCTCATTGAAAAAAGATCTGAGTCAACGAAGTCAATTCAGTGTCGAAGGCTATGCTTCAGGTACGGCTTTACTTCACCGCGCACGCCAATTGGGTTTCAAAGGCTCTTCTGTCGAAGAGCTCGTGTTAGAAAATAATCCTCGATATCAAGAACTCTACAACGATATGGCACTGGCTTTAGCCATCCTCTGTTACAACTTGTCTATAGGTTTTAATCTTGATGCCATTTATCTGAGTGGCGGATTAATCAAAATTAAAAAATTATACTTCAACAAAATGCGAACTTATTACCGCCAACTGGTTCGTCAGTTTAATCCGCAATTTGAATGCTCACTGTCAATTGCAAAAACGCAAAATCAAGCGGGCATCTTAGGGGCCGCTTATTTGCCCCATCTGAAATAA
- a CDS encoding TfoX/Sxy family DNA transformation protein: MAKQLSELDWVESLLPKHYTRKAMFGGFAYYLNELLVLVIFESTGNRSYKNKKYKFEIWNGCMFPAERNYHEELQKKYDYLVNHPVLPKWLYIHLETENFEERVEDLMRQIRKGNPAFGVIPKSKAKKPKRTVSKSKTDKKATTNEVVDTRRPRMFSDEPAEDKLVKAKKISDLKNLGPVAEQAMHKAGIKTVSQFVKLGWKKSMNLLVKSNPKTCHALYAYSLIGALKNQEFTHISEEDKAEARNYMKELRSKKK; encoded by the coding sequence TTGGCAAAGCAGCTTTCTGAACTAGATTGGGTTGAAAGCCTCTTGCCAAAGCATTACACGCGTAAGGCCATGTTCGGTGGTTTTGCCTATTATCTAAATGAGCTGCTGGTGCTGGTGATCTTTGAAAGCACTGGAAATCGTAGCTACAAGAATAAAAAGTATAAATTTGAAATCTGGAATGGCTGTATGTTTCCAGCAGAGCGAAACTATCATGAAGAGCTGCAAAAAAAATATGATTATTTGGTAAACCATCCAGTTTTACCAAAGTGGCTCTATATCCATTTGGAAACAGAAAACTTTGAAGAGCGTGTTGAAGATTTGATGCGGCAGATTCGCAAAGGAAATCCTGCTTTTGGTGTGATTCCCAAAAGTAAGGCTAAAAAACCGAAGCGCACAGTGAGCAAGTCCAAGACGGATAAAAAAGCTACAACAAATGAGGTGGTGGATACACGCCGTCCACGCATGTTCAGTGATGAGCCGGCAGAAGATAAACTAGTGAAAGCTAAAAAGATTTCAGATTTAAAGAATCTTGGCCCTGTGGCCGAGCAAGCCATGCACAAAGCCGGCATTAAAACAGTTTCTCAGTTTGTGAAGTTGGGATGGAAGAAAAGTATGAATCTTTTAGTGAAGTCCAATCCGAAGACTTGTCATGCTCTTTATGCTTACTCGTTGATCGGGGCCTTAAAGAATCAAGAATTCACACATATTTCAGAAGAAGATAAAGCCGAAGCCCGCAATTACATGAAAGAGCTACGAAGCAAAAAGAAATGA
- a CDS encoding DUF924 family protein: protein MVMEYQQVVNFWFHEIDSKLWFEKNEEFDQLMTKKYSTTFNEALAGKFSSWRQTPEGRLAEVLVLDQFSRNIFRGSAKAFSGDALALQLAQEAVALGEDKKLNLQQRAFLYMPYMHSEDRQVHEEAVKLFSEKGLENNLHFEILHKNIIDRFGRYPHRNEILGRPSTVEEIEFLKQPNSSF from the coding sequence ATAGTTATGGAATATCAACAGGTTGTAAATTTTTGGTTTCATGAGATCGACTCAAAATTGTGGTTTGAAAAAAATGAAGAATTCGATCAACTGATGACAAAAAAATATTCGACGACCTTTAACGAGGCCTTAGCGGGAAAGTTTTCGTCATGGAGGCAGACTCCAGAAGGCCGTTTAGCTGAAGTTTTAGTATTAGATCAATTTTCTAGAAATATATTTCGTGGTTCTGCAAAAGCTTTTTCTGGGGACGCGCTGGCGTTGCAATTAGCACAAGAGGCCGTGGCGTTAGGGGAAGATAAAAAATTAAATCTACAGCAACGGGCTTTTTTATATATGCCCTATATGCACAGTGAAGACCGACAAGTTCATGAAGAAGCCGTTAAATTGTTTTCTGAAAAAGGTTTGGAAAACAATCTGCACTTTGAAATTTTGCATAAAAACATTATCGATCGCTTCGGACGTTATCCCCATCGCAATGAAATTTTAGGGCGTCCGTCCACAGTAGAAGAAATAGAATTTTTGAAACAACCCAACTCATCTTTCTAA
- a CDS encoding ATP-binding cassette domain-containing protein, with product MSSIITAHQVSYELPNGLLLFENVSFSLDSKITALVGPNGVGKTCLSQLLCGELEPSSGRIIRKGIIRYFPQRQTPPPISVDEFLASESGSEAEIGLATGFESDLASWSITRESLLSPLKQDLLKKDLLNNSSARPKLCTELSGGQWMRVRLAKALGAGFLVLDEPTNDLDRDGREALLDFLCQRQQWRTGGVLLISHDRECLNLCEDVLELSNRGLSKFGMSWNEYLLAKEQERQALQRQLDVSTRERNQAAQHRHDQIERQEKRNRQGSAAGARGGLPKILLGARKRKAQATTAKLDVRTLDKANAAVRSVHEALSQIKVDPMMYADLLGQPLPEQKLIAEARNFNLRFSNSSAGDSTQTELPHSGWLYAEDLNFIWRGNLRLALKGPNGSGKSTLLKELLTGTDDAQGSLQKTNRDIRGELRKGQLRTLYIDQRCSFLKDDLSILENIREHAVADESEIRNNLAKFLFTKDKVFQTVQSLSGGERLRAALACGFMQEQAPELLILDEPTNNLDLANVEFLENLIQEFRGALVVISHDEVFLKNCGVTEEFDLSDKRVDVSSAQS from the coding sequence ATGTCGTCTATTATTACCGCCCATCAGGTTTCCTATGAGTTACCAAATGGACTTCTTTTATTTGAAAATGTGAGCTTTTCTTTAGATTCAAAAATCACGGCTTTAGTTGGCCCGAATGGAGTGGGAAAGACCTGTCTGTCCCAACTTCTTTGCGGTGAATTAGAGCCCAGCTCCGGAAGAATCATTCGCAAGGGAATCATTCGCTATTTTCCTCAAAGGCAAACTCCACCGCCGATTTCTGTCGACGAATTTTTAGCCTCTGAATCTGGCTCTGAAGCAGAAATCGGCCTTGCAACTGGTTTTGAAAGTGATCTGGCCTCATGGTCTATCACGCGTGAAAGTTTACTGAGTCCCTTAAAGCAAGACTTACTTAAAAAGGATTTACTCAATAACTCTTCTGCCAGACCAAAACTGTGTACAGAACTCAGTGGAGGTCAATGGATGCGCGTTCGTCTGGCGAAAGCCCTTGGGGCTGGCTTTCTAGTTTTAGATGAGCCGACTAATGATTTAGATCGTGACGGACGTGAAGCGCTGTTGGATTTTTTGTGCCAGCGCCAGCAGTGGCGAACTGGTGGTGTTCTGCTGATTTCCCATGATCGCGAATGCCTGAATTTATGCGAAGATGTTCTTGAACTTTCTAATCGTGGTCTTAGTAAGTTCGGCATGAGTTGGAATGAGTATCTTCTAGCCAAAGAGCAAGAGCGGCAGGCGCTGCAACGTCAATTAGATGTGAGCACGCGCGAACGCAATCAGGCGGCTCAACATCGTCACGATCAAATCGAAAGACAAGAAAAGCGAAACCGCCAAGGCTCAGCAGCTGGCGCCCGTGGCGGACTTCCTAAAATTTTACTAGGTGCACGCAAGCGTAAGGCCCAAGCCACGACAGCTAAGTTAGATGTCAGGACACTAGACAAAGCCAACGCCGCTGTTCGCAGCGTACACGAGGCCCTGTCTCAGATTAAAGTCGATCCGATGATGTATGCCGATTTGCTCGGCCAGCCTCTTCCTGAACAGAAGCTGATTGCTGAGGCTCGAAACTTCAATCTGAGATTTTCGAACTCGTCCGCTGGCGATTCAACCCAAACTGAGTTGCCGCATAGTGGATGGCTTTACGCGGAAGATCTTAATTTTATTTGGCGAGGCAATCTCCGATTGGCGTTGAAAGGACCCAATGGATCTGGCAAGTCCACCCTTCTTAAAGAACTCCTGACAGGCACTGATGATGCTCAGGGCTCTTTACAGAAAACCAACCGCGATATCAGAGGTGAGCTTCGCAAAGGGCAACTGCGCACACTTTATATTGACCAGCGCTGTTCCTTTTTAAAAGATGACCTGAGCATTTTGGAAAATATCCGTGAACATGCCGTTGCTGACGAAAGTGAAATTCGCAATAACTTGGCAAAGTTTCTATTCACCAAAGATAAAGTTTTTCAAACTGTTCAGTCCCTGAGTGGAGGCGAACGCCTACGAGCCGCCTTAGCTTGTGGTTTTATGCAAGAGCAAGCCCCTGAGCTGCTGATTCTAGATGAACCCACAAATAATTTAGATTTGGCTAATGTGGAATTTTTAGAAAATTTAATTCAAGAGTTCCGTGGCGCTTTAGTGGTGATTTCGCACGACGAAGTTTTTTTGAAGAACTGTGGTGTCACTGAGGAATTTGACTTGTCTGACAAGCGTGTGGATGTGTCTTCTGCCCAAAGTTGA
- a CDS encoding MBL fold metallo-hydrolase yields the protein MKFFAILILVLIAIPILAIVTLYALSYPSFGQYPQAEYRQRFEQSPQYDKERGIFVNRRPRLLEEMRKKVMTAKGIYDFFAGGLDKTPLSLLPEVKPDMQEFLKPSPNLKVIWFGHSSFILNFDGKIILFDPVFSGSAAPVSFMIKRFQPAVITLEDLPKIDYIVISHDHYDHLDKKSIQFFQNKDVKFLTPLGVGSYLQGWGIEESRITELDWWQNLKVEDLEFIATPAQHFSGRDGRHDNQTLWASWVIRNSQHNIYFSGDSGYDIHFQDIGERFGPFDIAFLETGQYNERWKEVHMLPSEAAQAYFDLRAKRFFPVHWGMFVLALHPWYDPIQTISQLAEERQINLVSPKLGEMIIINDDYKSENWWKDLIAPKAN from the coding sequence ATGAAATTTTTCGCCATATTGATTCTAGTACTGATCGCTATTCCTATTCTAGCAATAGTGACTTTGTATGCTTTAAGTTATCCGTCATTTGGGCAGTATCCACAGGCCGAATACAGACAGAGATTTGAACAGTCACCACAGTACGACAAAGAACGTGGGATTTTTGTCAATCGTCGTCCGCGCCTTCTGGAAGAGATGCGAAAAAAAGTGATGACAGCAAAAGGTATCTACGATTTTTTTGCTGGGGGCCTAGATAAAACTCCACTGTCGCTTCTACCGGAAGTGAAGCCAGATATGCAAGAGTTCTTAAAACCCAGCCCAAACTTAAAAGTGATTTGGTTTGGTCACTCAAGTTTTATTTTAAACTTCGACGGAAAGATTATTTTATTTGATCCGGTGTTTTCAGGCTCGGCGGCTCCAGTTAGCTTTATGATTAAAAGATTCCAACCAGCGGTGATCACGCTAGAAGATCTTCCCAAAATTGACTATATCGTGATTTCACATGATCACTACGATCATTTAGATAAAAAAAGTATTCAGTTCTTTCAAAATAAAGACGTTAAATTTTTAACTCCGTTAGGAGTCGGCTCTTATCTACAAGGATGGGGAATCGAAGAGTCTCGTATTACTGAGTTAGACTGGTGGCAGAACCTTAAAGTTGAAGATCTTGAATTTATTGCGACCCCAGCACAACATTTTTCAGGCCGTGATGGACGACATGATAATCAGACTCTTTGGGCCTCTTGGGTGATTCGCAATTCGCAGCACAATATCTACTTCAGTGGTGACTCGGGTTACGATATTCACTTTCAAGATATCGGTGAAAGATTTGGCCCGTTTGATATCGCTTTTCTAGAGACAGGACAGTACAACGAACGCTGGAAAGAAGTACACATGCTTCCCAGTGAAGCGGCACAGGCTTACTTTGATTTAAGAGCCAAGCGATTTTTCCCTGTGCACTGGGGCATGTTCGTTTTAGCGCTTCATCCATGGTATGACCCCATTCAGACTATCAGTCAGCTGGCAGAAGAGCGTCAGATCAATCTGGTTTCACCGAAATTAGGTGAAATGATTATTATCAACGACGATTATAAATCTGAAAATTGGTGGAAAGATTTGATTGCTCCCAAAGCGAATTAA
- a CDS encoding GyrI-like domain-containing protein: protein MIRKIFLGLIVLIIGFFIYIAFQKGDFHYERSGVIAAAPEKVFPYLSHLQLASQWSPFEPAHSNMKKTYSGDDGHAGAAMDFDGDNKTGSGRIEILDVIENERVDLKLSMHKPIKAENTIRYTVAPVEGGTQFTWSMSGKSDFIGKLMSTIMNPEQFMGAQLEEGIHNLQNLLGSYYAEEAMNLSSKPTTVRWADKHYIFIERKGPFQLTARQSWDELSEVMAELTAQNKVLGAFSSYTGEPEKVYRAGVEVAAKPKTVPTGMQYERFRGGRYAKFTLTGSYRYLPAASEKAETYLETNKTAIRDSYYIENYISNPKETAEEKLVTEILIPIK, encoded by the coding sequence ATGATCAGAAAGATATTTTTAGGACTAATTGTTTTAATCATTGGTTTTTTTATTTATATCGCTTTTCAAAAAGGGGATTTTCATTACGAACGTAGCGGTGTCATCGCTGCGGCCCCCGAAAAAGTATTTCCCTATTTAAGTCATTTGCAACTGGCCAGTCAGTGGTCTCCGTTCGAGCCTGCTCATAGCAATATGAAAAAAACTTATAGCGGTGATGACGGCCATGCTGGAGCCGCTATGGATTTTGATGGCGACAATAAAACAGGAAGTGGCCGTATCGAGATTCTAGATGTTATTGAAAATGAGCGTGTCGATTTAAAACTGTCTATGCATAAACCTATAAAAGCTGAAAATACGATTCGATACACTGTAGCTCCGGTTGAAGGTGGGACACAGTTTACTTGGAGTATGTCAGGAAAAAGCGACTTTATCGGGAAGTTAATGAGTACGATTATGAACCCCGAACAGTTTATGGGGGCTCAATTAGAAGAAGGTATTCATAATCTACAGAACCTTTTAGGCTCTTACTATGCTGAAGAGGCTATGAATTTGAGTTCAAAGCCCACAACAGTTCGATGGGCAGATAAGCATTACATCTTCATTGAAAGAAAAGGACCTTTTCAGTTAACCGCTCGTCAAAGTTGGGATGAGTTAAGTGAAGTCATGGCCGAGTTGACCGCGCAGAATAAGGTTCTGGGAGCATTTAGCTCTTATACCGGGGAACCAGAAAAAGTGTATCGTGCCGGAGTCGAAGTTGCTGCCAAACCCAAAACAGTTCCTACCGGAATGCAGTATGAAAGATTTCGCGGTGGTCGCTATGCCAAGTTCACATTGACGGGATCTTACCGCTATTTACCTGCGGCTAGCGAAAAAGCTGAAACGTACTTAGAAACTAACAAAACAGCTATTCGAGATTCATATTATATAGAAAATTACATCAGTAATCCTAAAGAAACCGCAGAAGAAAAATTAGTTACGGAAATACTTATCCCCATCAAATAA